In the Oxyura jamaicensis isolate SHBP4307 breed ruddy duck chromosome 18, BPBGC_Ojam_1.0, whole genome shotgun sequence genome, one interval contains:
- the PCTP gene encoding phosphatidylcholine transfer protein isoform X3, which yields MDLDFRKQWDQYVKELYEKTYDGEKIIYWEVKYPFPLSDRDYVYIRECQEMDFDGRKIWVVLAQSVSVPQCPEKPGIIRVKSYKQSLAIESDGKTGSKVYMYYFDNPGGMIPSWLVNWAAKSGVPAFLKDMQKACRNYSKRT from the exons AACTGTATGAGAAAACTTACGACggtgaaaaaataatctacTGGGAAGTGAAGTacccttttcctctctcagaCAGAGAT TATGTCTATATTCGTGAATGTCAAGAGATGGATTTTGATGGGCGGAAGATCTGGGTTGTGTTAGCTCAAAGTGTGTCTGTTCCTCAGTGCCCTGAAAAGCCTGGTATTATCAGAGTTAAAAGTTATAAACAAAGTCTGGCAATTGAAAGTGATGGCAAGACTGGATCTAAAG TCTATATGTACTATTTCGATAATCCTGGTGGGATGATTCCATCGTGGCTGGTCAATTGGGCTGCCAAG AGTGGTGTGCCTGCTTTCTTGAAGGATATGCAAAAAGCTTGCCGTAATTATTCTAAGAGGACATAG